In Deltaproteobacteria bacterium, the following proteins share a genomic window:
- a CDS encoding cation transporter gives MDPHHNHNHNDETSWAKRLFITMIMNLLIPAVQIIAGIIAGSMALVSDALHNLMDFASILISYVALKIGKRGPTLSLTFGYRRVEVMAAVFNVALLFGAALYIAVEGWIRLNNPTVIQGNIVIWAALLGFIANGISTWMLHAGAEENLNMRGAFLHMLTDALTSLGVAVLGLIWLFRPWYWLDPIVSWIIVVLILYNGWGILKEAMLILMNATPPGIDLKIIQQEVEALEGIESLHHLHVWNPSSGIIALAAHVIVPDQMLCQVDELAKKVRVLLLNKFNIDHPILQFESKSYEPKDLLCTICKDNHSSEKSAE, from the coding sequence ATGGACCCTCATCATAACCATAATCATAACGATGAAACTTCTTGGGCTAAACGCCTGTTCATCACCATGATCATGAACCTGCTGATCCCGGCCGTTCAGATTATTGCCGGGATTATAGCAGGCAGCATGGCCCTGGTCAGCGATGCCCTGCATAACCTGATGGATTTCGCCTCCATTCTGATCAGTTATGTGGCCTTAAAAATCGGGAAACGGGGGCCTACCCTTTCCCTGACCTTTGGCTACCGGCGGGTGGAGGTCATGGCCGCGGTCTTCAATGTAGCCCTTCTCTTCGGGGCCGCTCTTTATATTGCCGTTGAAGGCTGGATTCGTTTGAACAATCCAACGGTCATCCAGGGGAATATAGTCATCTGGGCGGCCCTCCTGGGTTTTATCGCCAATGGGATCTCTACCTGGATGCTCCATGCCGGGGCCGAAGAGAACCTTAATATGCGCGGGGCTTTCCTCCACATGTTGACCGATGCCCTGACCTCCCTGGGGGTGGCCGTCTTAGGGCTAATCTGGCTGTTTCGACCCTGGTATTGGCTGGACCCCATCGTCTCCTGGATTATTGTGGTCCTGATTCTTTACAACGGCTGGGGAATATTAAAAGAAGCCATGCTCATTTTAATGAATGCCACGCCACCTGGCATCGATTTAAAGATCATCCAACAGGAAGTTGAGGCATTGGAGGGTATCGAAAGTCTTCATCACCTTCATGTCTGGAATCCCTCTTCCGGGATCATCGCCCTGGCAGCCCATGTCATTGTACCGGATCAGATGCTCTGCCAGGTCGACGAATTAGCCAAAAAAGTAAGGGTCTTGCTCCTGAACAAATTCAACATCGACCATCCTATTCTCCAGTTTGAAAGCAAGTCCTACGAACCCAAGGATTTGTTATGTACGATATGCAAGGATAACCATTCTTCAGAAAAGAGTGCTGAGTAA
- the xerD gene encoding site-specific tyrosine recombinase XerD → MDLILDRFLNFLVVEKGLSPNTLEAYSRDLIQYFHFLKSKDITDLSQTHSGTLYEYLGTLRSRKLSGRTQARILSALKSFYRFLQEEALRKDNPALPLQGPKPKRTLPKTLSEMEVETLLHQPKADSPRGLRDGAMLEVLYATGLRVSELIALTLDQLELEAHLIRTMGKGSKERLVPIGKTASGSLMEYLQKGRNLLLKDHLTPWVFVNNRGGRLSRQGFWKILRQYGRQAGITKTISPHTLRHTFATHLLEGGADLRSIQTMLGHADISTTQIYTLVTTEHLREVYRRYHPRA, encoded by the coding sequence ATGGATTTGATTCTGGATCGTTTCTTAAATTTTCTGGTGGTTGAAAAAGGGCTTTCTCCAAATACTCTGGAGGCTTACAGCCGTGATTTAATCCAATACTTTCATTTTTTGAAATCCAAAGACATTACCGACCTTTCCCAGACCCATTCCGGGACCCTTTACGAATACTTAGGGACTTTGCGGTCTCGAAAGTTATCCGGCCGCACCCAGGCCCGGATCCTTTCGGCCCTCAAATCGTTTTATCGATTTCTCCAGGAAGAAGCCTTGCGCAAAGACAATCCGGCCCTGCCCTTGCAAGGACCCAAACCCAAAAGAACCTTGCCAAAGACCCTTTCGGAGATGGAAGTGGAGACCCTGCTCCATCAACCCAAGGCCGATTCGCCTCGAGGGCTTAGAGATGGGGCCATGCTGGAGGTCCTCTATGCCACCGGTTTACGGGTCTCCGAATTAATCGCCTTGACCCTTGACCAGTTGGAGTTGGAGGCCCACCTTATCCGCACCATGGGTAAGGGTTCCAAAGAACGACTGGTCCCCATCGGAAAGACCGCATCCGGCAGCCTGATGGAATACTTGCAAAAAGGACGTAACCTCCTGCTCAAAGATCACCTTACCCCCTGGGTCTTTGTCAACAACCGGGGAGGTCGCTTATCGAGACAGGGTTTCTGGAAGATCCTTCGCCAATACGGCCGACAGGCCGGGATCACCAAGACGATCTCCCCCCATACCCTGAGGCATACCTTTGCCACCCATCTTCTGGAAGGCGGAGCTGATCTCCGTTCCATTCAAACCATGTTGGGCCATGCCGATATTTCAACCACCCAGATCTACACTCTGGTAACCACCGAACACCTCCGAGAAGTCTATCGGAGATATCATCCCCGAGCTTGA